The following nucleotide sequence is from Citrus sinensis cultivar Valencia sweet orange chromosome 6, DVS_A1.0, whole genome shotgun sequence.
TCTTATGATCCTAAggtcttaataaaaataacctaAGGACTAAGGATAAAACGTTCCTTTCTCTAATCTGTAGACAAGTTTGTATATCCATGTGTCAATCAACATGGGCACTAGAGGACAAGTGTTGCCAAATGTCACAAGAACAACGATATTTGTCATCAAAATAATTAGGACCCAAGTCAAATCAGTTTGGTCGATAAATATGTCTTTCATTCTCACTAAAagggaagaaaaaagagactaaaaaaaaagagaaaatgctAACTTTCTCCCTCtaatctttctctttctaaatttatatttccaaAAGTCCGGTGACTAACTTGATCGTCGGAGGGTTTATGTAGGCAAAGCCGACCctcttatatttttcttgtgtttGCAGAGTATTACAAGATAAGGACACTCTGATTGCCTAAGGAAGTGAACTCAGAAGAGCATATATAAAGGTCCATAAAGATCAGCCCAAAAAAAACTCACCATCATCAAATCCAACAAAGAGGAACCCAAGTCCTAAGGGGATCATCATCAGTCGAAATTTCCATATCATAAGTTAGGACAAAATTTACACCAACAAAAACATTCTTTGGAATGGAAAAATTGAATGAcatcatttacctcatcatCTGGTATGCATATCCAAAAAATCTAATTAGTTTGAACAATTATAGatcatcctaataaaagttgCTTGGGGGAAAAATCGATGACCAGCATTTTGATGACCAGCATTTTAAACAAGGAACAATTGAGTAGCAGGGGGAGTTGGACTACATTAAGGATGCTAATGACGaatgaaatattataagaaCTGTAGTGATAGTAATATTTTCTTGGCTAATAAGGGCAAAGTAGGaagaaaattagtttatttaggATCATGTAAGAGGTCATTATGTCCAAAGGGAATATTGTCTCGTTAACTGAAAAAAGGGAATTAATGAGCGAGCAAACTACCAAAAAGAGATAGCAAAGGTTTGCCATGTCAACAACTACAGTGCTACTCCCTCAGAGGTGGCTAGATGACCTTTCTAGTTTTGATATGTGTACATGCGGACAATTTACATGAATAATGAGCAAACTTTTCTCTAGGCATGCTTCAAAGGTTgtgacaataaaaaaaaaaaaaacccagtCTTAAGGATTATAACTTATGGTGTATCTCTTCTCatcatattatttacttatgtACTTTGCGATTGAAATCATAAAGTCAGTTTGGAAGAACAGAGAAATAGAAGCGAGATTACTGAATGACGAATTGAGGGAATATTGTTAAGATtgggaattttttatttatttatggcgTAGGCAGTTGAGTGGTGCGAGCGTCAAGAAAAAGAGTTTTATTTAGTAATCATAATATCTtccttaataataaattaacttaggaatattataatattttaaaattttattaaaatataagtatttaaagtaatttttaaaatacaaatagcTCCACGCAGACCATGTCATACTCATTGTTATGGGCACGTTATGGCCCTCGGATTTGTTACAATAAATGGTGTATAAATTATGCACACATTTTATAATAGGATAAAGCATGAGATTCAGATTGTTTTAATCACCATTTAAACCTCATATTTTTCATGGTAAGTTTAGTATCAAGAAGATGATCAAAGGACAGAAGGATTTTGAGttcacaaacaaacaaacccaTGTGTTACTGTTCCATTAATGTTGTCAAAAGTTGGATGAATCACCTGCTCATGCTCCTGCTGATAAAGATGCCAACGGTTGGCCTAAATCTAAACTTGAAAACGGCCCCTCACCTGTAGGAGGAAAAGCTTCTTTACCCACGCGCCTTCAACTCTCGCATAACtaagtttgtttttttaaataatttaattaatttcatgcaTATCAAATGCTGTATATGGTGGCAGTACGAAATACAATTGATTATAAGCCTATCACACACATTTAGATCAATTTACTTGCAGCATTGAGATGACACTAACAAGCATGAAGAAAATGGATGCacaaaatgtatttaaaagaCACCTCCCCTCAATGTATATACACTCATACAACTTTTGTGCTTTCGAGTTCTATTAAGGATAtcctttattttgattatctttgattttgaattgCAAGTGAAAAAACGGAACTTGATTCTCTGCagaacttaaaatataaaatatggtaATTGAAATTCGATAATTAGGCTAACTATGTAAAGAGGCTGAAAGTCACTTAATATGCATATtcataacaaatttaaatatgattaatattttgataactTTTTTCTTAAGTAGAAATGGACAGagtccaaaaataaatttttaattttttaagggtCGATTTGGATGGCTAGACTAGTTAAACTAAGAGGTTGAAAGCCGTTCGATCGGATAAAGcgtgatattttaatttgagtgaagataaacacattaaattttttatcttaaattttattttaaatgatatattattccttaagtaatttgataatttttttataatatttaaataaattgattattttatctgATCAACTAATCAATAGAttcacatattttaaaataaatttttgaaataaaaaatttaaaatatatgacattactcttttaatttagACAAAACACAAAAGCCCCCAATCCGAGATGGAAAGACAAGTAAAGAATAACGTTGTTGTGCATCAGGTGAGTTAGCCGTTTTCTTTAACTTGTCTCTCTCAGCAAAGCATATATACTCGTACATTTCATTTCATTGCATTGATGCCCACCACTGGTGCTCTCTGCCaacctttcttttttgatatctatctatatatacatttctttttgatttgtactttttagagagaaaagagaagagaagaacATCATTCAAGTTCAAGACAGAAGTCTcttgatcatcatcattagAAACAGCAAAGCACAGCACAGGACAGACTCGGTTAGtaacaaagaaagataaaaaagaaaaagaaaaaaagtgagcgatttgagttttttttttcatatttattagtgagaaaaacgaaaaaggaaaggaaagcTTAGGTGGGTGGGTGTGCGTGTGGATTCATAATGGGATCGTCTTCAGGGCAGAGCAACAGCTACGATCTTTCATTCAAGATCCTTTTGATCGGTGATTCTGGTGTTGGTAAAAGCAGTCTTCTTGTCAGCTTCATTTCCTCTTCTGTTGACGATCTGTCACCCACTATTGGTActttctctatcttttaaGTTTCACATTCTGTTTCCAGTTTCCTCACTTGGTACAAAATTgcagttataattttttagctCTTAAACCTGAGAGATTTTCGTGTTGGGATCTTCTTTTGGAGTTTAGCTATTCAGTGTATACTTGGTAGAAATTGGAGAAGTTTTTGTTAGCTTACTTGATTTTTGGATCTTGGTAGGTAacgtaatttttatttggtgcTTTCAATTGTGGATGCATTAGTTATTAATACTAGATATTTTTGTGTTGTTTTAATCTTAACTTTTTGCAGGTGTGGATTTTAAGATCAAGCTGCTGACAGTGGCTGGGAAGAGATTGAAACTTACAATTTGGGACACCGGTATGCAATCACTGTCATCGATTCTTTATCTTGAATCCAAATACTATTAGAAAATTAGGCATTCAGAGAATGTTTGATGTTCTTATGGAAATGAGTTTGTGTTAATATGTCATTGTCATTGCCAATTTTTTAAGCTTAGATGATGCTAGAATCTAActgatataaaatatataaatctaCATCTTGAGAAAATGGGCTCACCTAATAGGCCCCAGTGGTTGCTTTACTCTTAACGTCTTCTTTGATAGAGAGCAATTGTTTCAGTTTTACCTTAGAATCCAGGTCTACCATTTGTAGGGAAAATAAACCAACCATAACCCTGTGCTTCACTTTACTTGTTTATGTCATAATGCCCCTTCATTGTCACCATTACCATCCATGTCTTATTCCTACTGTTGCTTAAATGGTTACATTCCATGTTTGCCAATCTTGTTTTTCAATCTATTAAAAATGTACTGCCTtgaacataatttatttttccacatggtAATTGGTATGATGATTTTCTGCCGTTTCTTGTCAAGTTCTATTAAAAAGGATTGGGTGACTATTTGATTgcattcaataaaatttcctTTTAAGCTGAATTGGACTGTTGATTGAAGTCAAGTTCTGTAGTTGAGTGAGAAAGATCCTGTTTTACAATCTATTAAAAATGCACTGCCTTGAacgtaatttatttttccacatggtATGATGATTTTCTGCCTTTTTGGGCAAGTTCTATAAAAAAGATTGATCAACTGTATTTGATTGCATTCActgaaatttgttttttaagcTGAATTAGACAGTTGATTGAATTCAAATTCTGAACTTGAGTGATGAAGATCCTTTTTCAATCCCATTTTCAATCTGTACATTGCATCTTATCTTGATcttcaagataatttttcattcaacaaaattttaccTTTCTACTAATTTAAGGTTCTGCATTTAATAAACATTACTTTTCCTTTGTCTGCTCAGTCAAGTGCCTACTTTTTACAATACACATTACGGAAATTGTTTGACAATGTGGATGGATCATGGTTAATTGTAAAATCATCTGTTTCTCGCAGCTGGACAGGAGAGGTTCAGAACACTAACCAGTTCTTATTATAGAGGTGCTCAAGGAATCATTCTTGGTATGCCTTTAACGAAATGTGTTTGTGTAATttcaaaatgaagaattttatTCTCTTGATTAACCTTATTGTGCCTTTGGCAATGATATGAACTTACAAGAGTAATTGTTGGCATCAGAATACAAAAGGCATCGACATGTCTGGTAGTaacaagcaaaaataaatgtttatgtGAGGTTGACTGCCAAGATGAACTTATTTGCAATCTTGTATATTTTACCATACGTATGTAAGTTCTGATAAAGTTTTCCCCTAAAATGGCAGGAGAGAAATTAACTAGGACTGGGACTTACTAGAATGCATGTTAACATACTTAGGAAAAAGTAAATCCAATCAATGACTTTGTGCATTCTAGCTCTTCTTTCtattgaaaagtttcatacgtcccaaataacattaaatttctttctgTTATTACTTTTATCTTCGTAACAACCAGAGCAACAATGTTCTTTCCAGGCCCTACTGAAACAAGGCTTTCTCAAAACATTCTATGCTTTTACCTTTTCTTTCATCCATTCGAATTATGTAACATTATTTCGCATGGATTTGTCGTTCTTGATCACAGAGAACCAGAATATGTTTCAGCAAGCATTTTCTGGAGCTCTTTCTTCTATTATTTAAGATTCATATGTAAGGCAAGCATATTGTAGTTGCTTACTATTAAGGAGTGACGCTGCTGTTAGCTTGTAAGCCTAgaactaattttaattttcaccaTGATGAAAAAACGTTCAATCATGACTTTAACTAATTCACTGCCTGCTTTTTTGAGTTAttcttcttgatttttttttttaatataattccaCCATATCGTAGATTATATTGGTGTTAacttatttattcattttgctTTAACTGCAGTTTATGATGTGACAAGGAGAGAAACCTTCACAAACTTGTCAGATGTGTGGGCTAAAGAAGTGGACCTTTACTCTACCAATCAGGATTGTGTCAAGATGCTTGTTGGAAATAAAGTCGACAGAGTAAGTGTCATAATCTCTATTATCTCTATTAAATTAGTTAAGATTTTAATCACTATGAGATCATAGAGGACCAACCCCTAGCTAATCAATGTAGACTCTTTATTTCTCTCTTTCCCGGATATGACATTGCAGAAACTTCGAGGTCCTTATAAGAGTTTAAAGGGCTTCCTGCGCTTTTCTTGTTGTCGAGATTAATATGAAAACTGATGAATGTCTCCATTCTCGTTTGATCTTAGCAGTAAAAGAGAACTTTCCTTATGTTTGTCTCACCCACATGACTATAAGTAATATAACATTTACCTTGCTGTTCATTTGAAACAATTGAACCATGATGTCAATCAGATTTGGACTTGGAATGGATCTCAATAATTAAAGTCTCTCAATTTCCAGTATGTATTCGCACATACCGTATTAGcacattattaataaatagtttattactTGAAGAATATGGTATAAGTCCTCTAATTTATGTTATCTTTCACCTGCTGCTAATTgacacataattattaatttgtatatatttattttccaagTTTTATGGTCTATTTTACACTTTGATGTACGATTTCAGGATTCTGAAAGGGTTGTAAGTAGAGAAGAGGGGATTGCTCTTGCAAAAGAGCATGGATC
It contains:
- the LOC102631338 gene encoding ras-related protein RABC2a; translation: MGSSSGQSNSYDLSFKILLIGDSGVGKSSLLVSFISSSVDDLSPTIGVDFKIKLLTVAGKRLKLTIWDTAGQERFRTLTSSYYRGAQGIILVYDVTRRETFTNLSDVWAKEVDLYSTNQDCVKMLVGNKVDRDSERVVSREEGIALAKEHGSLFLECSAKTRENVEQCFEQLALKIMEVPSLLEEGSNVVKRNILKQKPENQSPPIGGCCS